The following DNA comes from bacterium BMS3Abin11.
TGCCGTGTAACATAACACTCAGGAACAGACTATCTTTACGATTGCCTTCAAGATGGATTAATACAGGCCCACCAAGCAGATCAAACAGGCCTGCTGAATCGACCTCCAGCAAACCGTCAGGTACCTGATGCAATACCCTGAAACCTAAATCGACCATTCGTGCACCGGCTTGAAAGACTGTTGATTTTTGATATATGCCTCGGTCATTTCCTGCATACTACACTTGTGATGATATAAATAGTTACGCTGCCAGTTTGCACCATTCTGCCCTGATTCAACACGTGCCTTGATGACACCGAGTAAGTTTTCGATGTCAGTGTCGTCTATAGCCAGTGTTGCCAGACCTGATCGTGCGTAGGGTAACAGGTGATTCGTCAGTAATTCGCCCACATTCAGCTTTCCTATACCGGGCCAGCAGATATCAGCATCGAGTCCGCGCTCAGCAACAGTGTAAAAATCACCTTTTACCTGACTAAAACTGAGCTGTGATTCCGGAGCATCCTTTTCATTGGCCAGGCTTACAACCAGACCATAATAAAGTGCGGCATTCGCAATCATGTCAATGATAGTTGGGCCGGCAGGCACTACCCGTTGTTCAATACGCAAATGATAACCTGCGTCATCGACACCTATCAGTGGGCGGTTCCAGCGCCAGATGGTGCCGTTATGCAGTCGCAGATGCCACAGATTTTTCTCATCCCCATCATTTAAGGTGGGCAACAATACAGGATACAGGGCAATATTTTCCTCAAACAGCTCAAACACTGACTCTTTACACCAGTCGTGGCCGAAGGTGGCTCGTGAATGACCGGTATGGCCTGTGATGACACTCTCTTTTTCAGTATTTACCGCTTGCTCAAACAGGGGTATGCGTGACTCCGACCACAGATCCCTGCCGAAAAGAAAAGGGGAATTTGCTGCGGCCGCAAGCAATGGAGCCGATGTGAGAACTGAAGCATTGTAGTAACGAACTGCATGCTCTGGCTTAACCTGCAAATGGATCTGAAATGATGTTGCCGCTGCTTCCAGCATGACATCATAATGACTGCTTTGCAGATGATCACGACCGCTGATGTCGAGCCGGATTGGAAGACCACGACGTAGTTTGAGTATCTGTTCATTGAGTGCACGGTAGCGCTCCACCTCAGACATATTGGCCATCGTCAGATGCGCATCATCAAGCACTGGCAGTGTCCCCATCATGGCAAGACGGGTATCCAGCGTTGCCGCTGTCTCTATGCATGACTGCCACAGACTGGATAAATCCGACTGCATCAGGCTCAGTACTTTTCCCCGCAATTCATGTGGTTCGGAGTTCAGTTCCACATTAAATCGTGACAGCTCGTGGACAACCAGAGGATTCGACAAACGATTAATAAATACCTGATTGACGGGTGCCGGTTGCGTTGTCCGGTCTAACAGCCAGGCTTCCAGCTCGTAACCACCGACCGCATGGCTGGATATGAACGCACTGTTATCAAACAGCCCGTGCAACAGGGCTGTTTCATGTATAAGCCTGTGCTGAAATTTCTCGAAGTCAGCGCTTGTGTACTCTGATTTTTCAATTTCCTGACCCATGTTGATATCTTCTCACAGGGCATAATTTCTTTACAGGTTGTTAATTATTTAATCTGCATCGTTGATTGTTTAAGCTTCATGTGCGAATGAATTCGCACCTACAGATTCAAAACATCAATGAAAAAGAAAATGATTGTAGGTCCGAATTTATTCGGACAAATTCTAAATGCAATCCAGACATTAATTCACTGTCAGCCACTTACTACTTCGTTGAAAAATGCAGACTCTTTCTCCAGTGCATCAATACGGGTTTCAAGATTTCTGAAACCATGACCCTCCCCCGGGTACTCAATATATTGATGATAAATCCCACGGGCCTGCAGACTCTTTACCAGTTCACGAGAAAGCTCGGGTGGAACCACTTTATCTTCAAGTCCCTGAAAAATAATCATCGGACACTTTAATGACGCCAGATCATGCAATGGCGAACGGTCATAATACGGGCTACCCGGCAAATCTGATTCCAAACCATGATACGGTGCAGCAAGTAAGCCGTCGAGATAATGGGCTTCGAATTTATGGGTAAACTCCATCAGGGTCACCAGATTGCCGATACCGTAATAGCAGGCTCCCGCACAGAATAGATCGGGGAAAAGTGTCAACGCCCGCAATACAAGGTAGCCACCGGCACTGCCACCGCGAATACAGATCTGTCGCGGATGGGCAAGTTTCTGCTCTATTGCATATTCGACTGCATTGGCCACATCCAGGCTGTCCATCAAGCCCCATTGCCCCTGCAATGACTGGCGGTAGCTTCGACAATAACCTGTGCTGCCCCGGTGATTTACATCGAGTACGGCAAAACCACGTCCGGTCCAGTATTGACGTTGATAATTCAGCGCACTGTCGCAGCGTGATGTAGGACCACCATGTACCATCACCAACAGCGGCGGCTTGTCGCCTTCTGGGGCCAAAAAAAGGTGATTTTTCGGTGGGTAATACCAGGCATGCGAACACTCGCCATCAGATGTAGGATAGGATAGATGTTGTGGAACACTGATGTCGACATCATCCAGCAGTGGTTCAGCCGGAAACCAGTTAGTTATTTCTTTGTTTTCTGTTGAACAGATATGCACCGCTGTTGCTCGGCTAAAACTGGCCGCCGCATAGACTACCGACCCCTGCCCTGCAGGTGAAAGTTGAGACAGACCTGTCGAATGTTCATCATCGAACACACTGACTGTAGAATGTAAGAGATCAATCTCGACCAGCTGATCGCTGCCATCCCGGGTTCGAACTGCAATAATCCGCTCTTCATCCAGCACAACATAACGCTGTTGACCAAATATCCAGTGTGCTTCACCAAACTCACCGTCATCATTAGTAATGCGCTCAATCGACTGTCCATCCCAGGCATATAAATCCCAGCAATCTGCTTGTAAACCCCGTTCATTATCCCGGCCATCCAGTGCAAAGAAAAGTCGCCCGGTCGGTGAGTATTGCAATTGACAAATCGCGCATTCAGTACCACCAGCGATGGTTTTTATTGAAGATGGCCCTACAGACAGGCTTCCGTGATCATCCTGCAAGATCCCAGTCTTTAGCAGACTGCCATCCCAGGGCATCTGCGGATGGTTCCATTCTATCCAGGCGAGCTGTGAGCCATCCGGCGAGATGACAGGGTTGGTATAAAAGTCCGCGCCGCTGACCAGTGGATAAGGCCTGGCAGGTAATTTTGCATGCAGTGACAACGCACACAGAGAGTTCTCATTTTCGTCATCCTTTACTGGATGCTCCTGTACGAAAATTAGATTTTTGCCATCCATTGTCAGCTGGAAATCGATAGCCATGTCCTGACTGTCTGCTACAGTCAGCGCCTCAGGCGAGGCCAGTGGAGAAAGTTTCTGTCTGTATATTCGTCGGTCGATATCGTTACTGAACCAGACATGCTCCTCAGCTAGCAGGAAGGCCTTGCCGCCGTATTCATGCACCCGACTGCGTATATTAAATCCATCATGTGTCAGGATTTCTTTTGTTCCATCAGGCTGCTGTCTGGCCAGTACACAGCGACCGCCTTCGGCTGCCCGTTGCTCAAGGTAGTAAAACTGTTCCTTATAAAATGCAGGATACTGCGGTGGGGATGGCTGTGAATAGAACTGTCGCGGATCCAGGCTTGCCTGCCACTGAAGGAATGGGAGTATTTCTACAGGCAATTCAGATATAACTCTTTTCAGATGCGAATTAATCGGATAATTAATCGGCGAATCAATTGATTGAAATTGCTACTTCAATCACATGACAGACCCTGTCAACTTGCAGCTCTGTCATATCGGGGAAGACAGGCAGAGAAACCACTTCGTTACCCAGAGCGACTGAGACTGGGAAATTATCGGCACTGTATTTCAGATGTTGATAAACCTCCTGCAAGGCCAACGGAACAGGATAGCAGGTCGAATTACCTATAGCGTTCTCCATCAGCGCCTGCCGTATTGTGTCTACTTTTGTGCTGCGGATGGTATAGAGATTAAAGGCATGCGAGCCATGTTCGGGGCGGATGGGGCAAATAATACCCAGTTTTGCCAGCCTTTTATCATACATGCCAGCAATACGCTGGCGTGAAGCAATATTTTCGTCCAGTTTTTTCAGCTTGAGACGCAGCAGAGCCGCCTGCACTTCATCAAGACGACTATTCATGCCGATTTCATCATGCTGGAAAGCGGCGGCTGCACCATGGTTGCGCAATTTTCGAACGGCTTCTGCAATCTCATCACTGTCAGTAGTCAGCAATCCACCATCACCATAACAACCCAGCACCTTGGTCGGATAAAAACTGAAACAACCGGTGTGGCCCATGCTACCGACACGTTGCCCATCATGCTGCGCACCGAATGCCTGTGCAGCATCCTCTACCACTGCAAGATCATATTTTTCTGCTATGGCGTTAATGGCGGTCATGTCAGCCGGATTACCAAAAAGATGGACCGGTATAATGGCACGGGTTTTTTCCGTTACGGCCTGTTCAACAAGCACTGGATCTATATTGAAACTATCGACTTCAATATCGACAAATACAGGCCTGGCACCAACCATATCGATGACTTCAGAAGTAGCAAAGAAGGTGTAAGGTGTGGTAATCACCTCGTCACCCGGACCAATTCCCAGCGCACGCAAGGACAGATACAGGGCATCCGTCCCATTTGCTACGCCGATGGCATACCGGCAGCCGATAAACTCGGCCACCTCTTTTTCAAAGGCATGAACATTCGGCCCCAGTATCCAGCTGCCGTGCGCGCCGTCTTCTGAAATCATGGCGAACCACTCATCTTTAAGAACATTGAATTCCTTACTCAGGTCAAGATAAGGCACACCTTCAGGTTTTGTCATATTATTATTACTATTCCGAATTGCCTGCTTTTATGATGTCTGTCACCTGCATGGCGACACGCAGGGCCTCCATGCCGTCCTCCCCACTCACCAGCGGATCACCACCTTCGCGGACGACATCAATAAAATTATCCAGTTCGGCATCCAGTGGTTGACTGGGTATAATGTTGTGGGTCTCATAGACGATCTCGGGGAAATTCTGACCGTCAGGAATATCGCCCGGGTACGCAACTTCTAGTTGTTGATCGACAAAATTAATAGCCCTGTAGCTGTTTCGACCGAACACCCTGATACGCCTGAATTTCCTGCTGGATACCCGACTTGCCGTGACATTGGCAACGGCACCGTTGGTAAATTCCAGTCGGGCATTGGCGATGTCGACATGATCAGTCAGCACC
Coding sequences within:
- the ybdK gene encoding carboxylate-amine ligase YbdK, with amino-acid sequence MGQEIEKSEYTSADFEKFQHRLIHETALLHGLFDNSAFISSHAVGGYELEAWLLDRTTQPAPVNQVFINRLSNPLVVHELSRFNVELNSEPHELRGKVLSLMQSDLSSLWQSCIETAATLDTRLAMMGTLPVLDDAHLTMANMSEVERYRALNEQILKLRRGLPIRLDISGRDHLQSSHYDVMLEAAATSFQIHLQVKPEHAVRYYNASVLTSAPLLAAAANSPFLFGRDLWSESRIPLFEQAVNTEKESVITGHTGHSRATFGHDWCKESVFELFEENIALYPVLLPTLNDGDEKNLWHLRLHNGTIWRWNRPLIGVDDAGYHLRIEQRVVPAGPTIIDMIANAALYYGLVVSLANEKDAPESQLSFSQVKGDFYTVAERGLDADICWPGIGKLNVGELLTNHLLPYARSGLATLAIDDTDIENLLGVIKARVESGQNGANWQRNYLYHHKCSMQEMTEAYIKNQQSFKPVHEWSI
- the ptpA gene encoding prolyl tripeptidyl peptidase precursor; this encodes MPVEILPFLQWQASLDPRQFYSQPSPPQYPAFYKEQFYYLEQRAAEGGRCVLARQQPDGTKEILTHDGFNIRSRVHEYGGKAFLLAEEHVWFSNDIDRRIYRQKLSPLASPEALTVADSQDMAIDFQLTMDGKNLIFVQEHPVKDDENENSLCALSLHAKLPARPYPLVSGADFYTNPVISPDGSQLAWIEWNHPQMPWDGSLLKTGILQDDHGSLSVGPSSIKTIAGGTECAICQLQYSPTGRLFFALDGRDNERGLQADCWDLYAWDGQSIERITNDDGEFGEAHWIFGQQRYVVLDEERIIAVRTRDGSDQLVEIDLLHSTVSVFDDEHSTGLSQLSPAGQGSVVYAAASFSRATAVHICSTENKEITNWFPAEPLLDDVDISVPQHLSYPTSDGECSHAWYYPPKNHLFLAPEGDKPPLLVMVHGGPTSRCDSALNYQRQYWTGRGFAVLDVNHRGSTGYCRSYRQSLQGQWGLMDSLDVANAVEYAIEQKLAHPRQICIRGGSAGGYLVLRALTLFPDLFCAGACYYGIGNLVTLMEFTHKFEAHYLDGLLAAPYHGLESDLPGSPYYDRSPLHDLASLKCPMIIFQGLEDKVVPPELSRELVKSLQARGIYHQYIEYPGEGHGFRNLETRIDALEKESAFFNEVVSG
- the wbpE gene encoding UDP-2-acetamido-2-deoxy-3-oxo-D-glucuronate aminotransferase, whose amino-acid sequence is MTKPEGVPYLDLSKEFNVLKDEWFAMISEDGAHGSWILGPNVHAFEKEVAEFIGCRYAIGVANGTDALYLSLRALGIGPGDEVITTPYTFFATSEVIDMVGARPVFVDIEVDSFNIDPVLVEQAVTEKTRAIIPVHLFGNPADMTAINAIAEKYDLAVVEDAAQAFGAQHDGQRVGSMGHTGCFSFYPTKVLGCYGDGGLLTTDSDEIAEAVRKLRNHGAAAAFQHDEIGMNSRLDEVQAALLRLKLKKLDENIASRQRIAGMYDKRLAKLGIICPIRPEHGSHAFNLYTIRSTKVDTIRQALMENAIGNSTCYPVPLALQEVYQHLKYSADNFPVSVALGNEVVSLPVFPDMTELQVDRVCHVIEVAISIN